GTATCGGGATTATTCGTATTGTTATAAATATTATTTATCTCGATCGCTGTCAGGGTTTTGTTATAGATAGCCACTTCATCTATAATTCCATCGAATTGATTAAAGCTTCCCTGACTTCCGATTAGGATATCGCTATTTGTAGGCTGAATATCACCGCTTGTATTCTCTGTCTTTAGGCATTGTCCGTCAACGAATATTTTCATCTCGGTGCCGTCATAAGTATTAGCAACGTGGTGCCAATCCGTATCAGTAATCCGATCCGCCCACCTTACCGTAACGCTTTTCCAGTTAGGTTTATATAGAGCAAATGAAATTCTACCCTGTGAATTTAATCTTGATAAATATTGAGTATTCTTAAATATCATCGCACCATCATTACCCACATAGTCCATTTTAAACCAATAAGAGAAACTCAGATTTTCCCCAGTGATATTCAGATCTTCGCTGTTTGGGACGAGGACATTCCCGCCTGAACCATCAAAATCCAAAGCATTCCCGCTGATTCCTGTTGTCCATTCCGCTCCGGAAACAGTTCCATCGTTATCACCCTTCGAATCGTAAGCAATGTTGCCGGAATTTTCATCAAAGTGCCACATGGAAATCATTTGTGGAATCGGCTTGGTCGAATTATAATAATCTTCTATTTCGGTAATTGACAATGCTCTATCGTATAAATAAATTTCATCGATGATTCCCTTGAAAAATTTCTGTGCTCCTCCGTCTGATCCAAAATCAATATCTCGTGAATTATTTTTCAAATTTCCGGAAACATCTTCACTATCTTTCAATTCACCATTCACATAAAGTTTCAGTTGTATGTTATCATACGTCATGGCAATATGATACCACTGGTATAAACTGGGGCGACCTTCTCCCCACTTAAGAGATTGACTGCTATTATCTTCAAATTTAACAGATGCTTTCCACCCCTTCCATTTATCAAGATAAATTCCATAACCATCCCAATCACCTTTTTCGGCGATTTTGGCGGTTTTAAATTTTTTGGGTTTTACCCATGCCATAAAAGTGATACTGTCTTGAATGTCAAAAATTGGATCTTCCGGAACCTGCACGTAATCATTGTTACCGTCAAATTCCAATGCGTTTTCAATTCTGCCGGAACACCATGTTGCTCCGGAAATTGTGCCGTCATTATTTCCGGCATTGTCATAAGCCACGCTTCCGCTGCCTGTGTTGAATTGCCATTTGCCGATTAGTCCCGAACGATTTAATCTGTAAGGAAAAGGATGATCTTTGATTTCTTGTTGTGTGCCGAAAAATTCGCAAAAGATTTCCCCATCCTGAACATCAATGGTTTTATAACCCATAAAGCACTGAACAGTTACCTGGCTCAAAGATGTAGGTAAGGAAACATCCTGCAAAAAAATTCCATCGGATTCCGTAAGACCTTTTGTGATAATTTTCTCTTCAAATCGAAAAGTATCTTGAAAAACCGAAACCGGAAATCCATTCAACAATTCTCCCCATTCATCTGCGATCGTAACTTGTATTCTTACATTCCGAGTTGTGTTGTAATTAAAATCATCAGCCACATCCAGTTCGTTCATATTCACATTTTGATGGCTATCGTCATTAATCAGGTCGCAAGCAGATATAAAAAATATTGTAATAAAAAATAAGTAGATGAAATTTCGCATAGTATTACTTCCTTTCAAAATTTACTAAAAAATTAATTAATTCAAATTAAAAGTCAAGGATTTAAAAATATTTTTTTATTTTTTCTGCCCATTTTGTGAAAAAGTTGGAAAAAATCTATGGATGGAATAAATGAGATTGTGATAAATGAGTTCACTTAAACTTCATTACTACACAAGCACAAAATCTAAAGGAAAAAATGGATTAACCCATCGCATTCGGAAAAACGAATAAAAAGCTCTTATAAAATTCCTCACACAAATTGTCCGGCACAATACCCGGAAGCCCAAGCCCAATGCAAATTATATCCGCCCAACCAGCCGGTTACATCCAGAACTTCACCAATAAAATAAAGCCCGGCAATCTTTTTGCACTCAAATGTTTTTGATGATAACTCGTTAGTGTCCACCCCGCCCCTTGTTACTTCTGCTTTTTTATAACCCGCTGTTCCGGAGGGCAAAATTCTCCACTTGTGAAATTTATCTGCAATATTTTCAATTTCCCCTTGATTGTATTGATCAACCGGTTTGTTCCAACAAAATGTTGAGAGCAATTGCTTAGCAAGACGTTTTGAGATCACGGTTCCAATCCGATTACTTAAAGTGGCTTTGGGATTTTCTTTCTGCCACTTGCCAATCTCATTCTTCAAATCATAATTAGGTAGAAAATCAATGATTATTTCATCTCCAATTTTCCAATAATTTGAAATTTGCAAAATTACCGGACCGCTCAATCCATTATGTGTAATCAGTAGCGAACCTGTGAATGAATGTCCATTACAAGAAACGCATACATCGGCTGATACGCCGGACAATTCACTAAATTTTTTGAAATCATCTTCAGATAATTTTAGGGGAACCAAGCCGGGTTTTGGTGCGTTGATATTAAGTCCAAATTGCTTCGCCACGTCATAACCAAAACCTGTGGCTCCGATTTCGGGAAGTGACAAACCACCGGTGGCGATTACAATTGATTGCGAATAAAAAATTCCCAGATTTGTGGTAACAATAAATTCTTTCCTCTTTTCTATTTTTTCCACCAAACAATTTGTGAATATCTTTACGTTTGCCGATTCACATTCAGATAACAAAATTTTTAGCACATCTGCTGAATTTTTTTTACAAAAAAGTTGCCCGGCTTCTTTTTCACTGTAAGGAATTTCATATTTATCCAAAAGAAAAATAAAATCATAGGGGGAAAATCGGCTCAATGCTGATTTGCAAAAATGGGAATTTTGGGAGAGATAATTTCCGGCTTCAATATTCAAATTCGTGAAATTACATTTTCCTCCCCCGGAAATAAGAATTTTTTTTCCAACTTTCTCTTCATGATCCAAAACGAGAATCCGTTTCCCTCTTTGTCCGGCAGATCTGGCACACATCAATCCTGATGCACCCGCCCCAATGATAATTGTGTGAAACCGATTCTGAATATTCATAAATGTTGTTTGCTAAACTTTCGCAATGGTAGTCTTTTACACTATATGAATTTGTAGAAAACAATTTGTTAAAAAACTAAATTATTACAGATATTTGGTTCCAAAATTATCACCGGAAGTGCTTTTAAACTCATTGCCATTTTTTCCGAACGAATTGAGAAAGAACGTTTTGGAAAAACAAAATACTGAAATGTGAATATCGTTTTGGAAAAACGAAATGCGAAAACCTTAAATTATTGTTTTCTCCGATTGAGGATCAAAGAAGTGGGCTTTTTTCATATCGAATACAATATCCATCTCAGTATCCATGATTGGTTCTTCCTTTGGTTCAAGTCTGCCCGTAAAACTTGTTTCTCCGATAATGAAATTTACAACAAACTCCGAACCAAGCGGTTCCACAACTTCAATGATGGCTTTCAGACCAGCGGGAATATCAGCATTTGCAGAATATTTTTTGTGATAAATATCTTCAGGGCGGATTCCAAAAGTGATCTTTTTATCAATATAATTTTTGAGTATTTCCTCAAAATTATCAGGAATAGGAAGAGAATAACCGGGGGTAACAAAAACCAAATTATTTTCTTCTTTCTTTATCTCTCCATCAAAAAAATTGATGGAAGGACTACCGATAAAACCGGCAACAAATTTGTTTTCTGGTTTGTTGTAAACATTTATTGGAGAATCATATTGCTGAACCACACCATCGCTCATGACAACGATTTTATCTCCCATAGTCATCGCTTCCACCTGATCGTGAGTAACGTAAACAATGGTAGTTTGCAATTTCTTATGAAGTTTAATTATCTCGGCTCTCATCTGCACACGCAATTTTGCGTCGAGATTTGACAATGGTTCGTCAAAGAGGAAAACCTTTGGCTTGCGAACGATACACCTTCCCAAAGCAACCCGTTGACGTTGTCCACCGGAAAGCTGTTTTGGTTTTCTATCGAGAAGTTGCTCAATGCCGAGTAATTTCGCAGCCATTTCAACCCGATCAATT
Above is a genomic segment from Candidatus Cloacimonadota bacterium containing:
- a CDS encoding LruC domain-containing protein; amino-acid sequence: MRNFIYLFFITIFFISACDLINDDSHQNVNMNELDVADDFNYNTTRNVRIQVTIADEWGELLNGFPVSVFQDTFRFEEKIITKGLTESDGIFLQDVSLPTSLSQVTVQCFMGYKTIDVQDGEIFCEFFGTQQEIKDHPFPYRLNRSGLIGKWQFNTGSGSVAYDNAGNNDGTISGATWCSGRIENALEFDGNNDYVQVPEDPIFDIQDSITFMAWVKPKKFKTAKIAEKGDWDGYGIYLDKWKGWKASVKFEDNSSQSLKWGEGRPSLYQWYHIAMTYDNIQLKLYVNGELKDSEDVSGNLKNNSRDIDFGSDGGAQKFFKGIIDEIYLYDRALSITEIEDYYNSTKPIPQMISMWHFDENSGNIAYDSKGDNDGTVSGAEWTTGISGNALDFDGSGGNVLVPNSEDLNITGENLSFSYWFKMDYVGNDGAMIFKNTQYLSRLNSQGRISFALYKPNWKSVTVRWADRITDTDWHHVANTYDGTEMKIFVDGQCLKTENTSGDIQPTNSDILIGSQGSFNQFDGIIDEVAIYNKTLTAIEINNIYNNTNNPDTDGDGVPDDSDAYPLDPNKAFNTYYPAPNVSGTITFEDMWPSKGDYDFNDLVMDYNINQILNADNDLVEIEGNLSLRAIGAGYSNGFWIQFPFDQDKVDSLGNGGNEFIQWDTGTEKAVLRIFSNAFSLMQPPSGASGSWVNTVPGETYVTPVSLSFIVVLTEPLSIADFDYLPPYNPFLTVNGNRGREVHFADYPPTSKVDVSLFGTGDDDSDPDENRYYKSENNLPWAVQIPIQWDYPIEQAELTWAYLVFEDWAESSGNQYPDWYENISGRVDEDYIYSE
- a CDS encoding NAD(P)/FAD-dependent oxidoreductase, coding for MNIQNRFHTIIIGAGASGLMCARSAGQRGKRILVLDHEEKVGKKILISGGGKCNFTNLNIEAGNYLSQNSHFCKSALSRFSPYDFIFLLDKYEIPYSEKEAGQLFCKKNSADVLKILLSECESANVKIFTNCLVEKIEKRKEFIVTTNLGIFYSQSIVIATGGLSLPEIGATGFGYDVAKQFGLNINAPKPGLVPLKLSEDDFKKFSELSGVSADVCVSCNGHSFTGSLLITHNGLSGPVILQISNYWKIGDEIIIDFLPNYDLKNEIGKWQKENPKATLSNRIGTVISKRLAKQLLSTFCWNKPVDQYNQGEIENIADKFHKWRILPSGTAGYKKAEVTRGGVDTNELSSKTFECKKIAGLYFIGEVLDVTGWLGGYNLHWAWASGYCAGQFV
- the ugpC gene encoding sn-glycerol-3-phosphate ABC transporter ATP-binding protein UgpC; its protein translation is MAKVILEHITKIYDNSFEAVSDVSLTAEDKQFVVLVGPSGCGKTTTLRMIAGLEEVTKGKIHIGDRVVNDVLPKDRDIAMVFQNYALYPHMTVYQNMAFGLKLRKTPKQEIIDRVEMAAKLLGIEQLLDRKPKQLSGGQRQRVALGRCIVRKPKVFLFDEPLSNLDAKLRVQMRAEIIKLHKKLQTTIVYVTHDQVEAMTMGDKIVVMSDGVVQQYDSPINVYNKPENKFVAGFIGSPSINFFDGEIKKEENNLVFVTPGYSLPIPDNFEEILKNYIDKKITFGIRPEDIYHKKYSANADIPAGLKAIIEVVEPLGSEFVVNFIIGETSFTGRLEPKEEPIMDTEMDIVFDMKKAHFFDPQSEKTII